One window from the genome of bacterium encodes:
- the proS gene encoding proline--tRNA ligase, with translation MADITKRSEDYSRWYQDVIAAAELAENSPVRGCMVIRPNGYAIWESMQRQLDDRFKELGHVNAYFPLLIPKSFLAKEAQHVEGFAKECAIVTHSRLMTVVRDGKVTVEPDPASKLEEELIIRPTSETVIWNQYRKWIMSYRDLPLLINQWANVMRWEMRTRLFLRTTEFLWQEGHTAHATAEEARAETLQMLECYRWFAEDILAMPVVCGAKTPRERFAGAVETFSIEAMMQDNKALQAGTSHDLGQNFAKAFDVKFQDAAGGQDYVWATSWGASTRLIGALIMCHSDDNGLVLPPRITQRKVVIVPIWRNDDERSLVMAKAAELRESLRPVAGLVHVDDRDNMRPGWKYGEWERRGMPIRLELGPRDVAEDKCVLVTRHDGQKFPTPLAGIADAVAVHLERMQRELFDAALARREANTHRLETWEEFLALFNGAGGFAHCHHCGEDACEAAIQDETKVTIRNIPLRAPEESGSCIRCGKPSGRRVLFAQSY, from the coding sequence ATGGCCGACATCACCAAGCGCAGCGAGGACTACTCGCGCTGGTACCAGGACGTCATCGCCGCCGCCGAGCTGGCCGAGAACAGCCCCGTGCGCGGCTGCATGGTCATCCGCCCCAACGGCTACGCCATCTGGGAGAGCATGCAGCGGCAGCTCGACGACCGCTTCAAGGAGCTGGGCCACGTCAACGCCTACTTCCCGCTGCTGATCCCCAAGAGCTTCCTGGCGAAGGAGGCGCAGCACGTCGAGGGGTTCGCCAAGGAATGCGCCATCGTCACCCACTCGCGGCTGATGACCGTCGTGCGCGACGGCAAGGTCACCGTCGAGCCGGACCCCGCCTCGAAGCTGGAGGAGGAGCTGATCATCCGCCCCACCAGCGAGACGGTCATCTGGAACCAGTACCGCAAGTGGATCATGAGCTACCGCGACCTGCCGCTCCTGATCAACCAGTGGGCCAACGTCATGCGCTGGGAGATGCGCACGCGCCTGTTCCTGCGCACCACGGAGTTCCTGTGGCAGGAGGGGCACACCGCCCACGCGACGGCCGAGGAGGCGCGCGCCGAGACCCTGCAGATGCTCGAGTGCTACCGCTGGTTCGCCGAGGACATCCTGGCGATGCCCGTGGTCTGCGGCGCCAAGACGCCGCGCGAGCGCTTCGCCGGCGCGGTGGAGACCTTCTCCATCGAGGCGATGATGCAGGACAACAAGGCCCTGCAGGCGGGCACCAGCCACGACCTGGGCCAGAACTTCGCCAAGGCCTTCGACGTGAAGTTCCAGGACGCTGCCGGCGGCCAGGACTACGTGTGGGCCACGAGCTGGGGCGCCTCGACCCGCCTGATCGGCGCTTTGATCATGTGCCACAGCGACGACAACGGCCTGGTGCTGCCGCCGCGCATCACCCAGCGCAAGGTCGTGATCGTGCCCATCTGGCGCAACGACGACGAGCGTTCCCTGGTCATGGCCAAGGCGGCGGAGCTGCGCGAGAGCCTGCGCCCGGTGGCCGGCCTCGTGCACGTCGACGACCGCGACAACATGCGGCCCGGCTGGAAGTACGGCGAGTGGGAGCGCCGCGGCATGCCCATCCGCCTGGAGCTGGGGCCGCGCGACGTCGCCGAGGACAAGTGCGTCCTGGTCACCCGGCACGACGGGCAGAAGTTCCCGACGCCGCTGGCCGGGATCGCCGACGCAGTCGCCGTCCACCTCGAGCGCATGCAGCGCGAGCTGTTCGACGCCGCCCTGGCGCGGCGGGAGGCCAACACGCACCGGCTGGAGACCTGGGAGGAGTTCCTGGCGCTGTTCAACGGCGCGGGCGGCTTCGCCCACTGCCACCACTGCGGCGAGGATGCCTGCGAGGCGGCCATCCAGGACGAGACCAAGGTCACGATCCGGAACATCCCGCTCAGGGCGCCGGAAGAGTCCGGCAGCTGCATCCGCTGCGGGAAGCCCAGCGGGCGGCGGGTGCTGTTCGCGCAGTCGTACTAG